The DNA window CTAAATCAGCTAATGTATATCACTGATGGAATAGAGGCTGACTGGAAGCTGTTGCTCATATCTAGAACTGCTTTAAATAGGCTTTAGAAGGAAAGCATTTGGTTGAGTAAAAGCATAATTGTCAATAAAACTTTGATTGTATGTCACACAGGATTTataagaacatttatttaagcACACTtccttaaagtgatagttcctccgaaaaaggaaaattatgtcatcatttacgcACCCTGTCATTCCAAATCCATAACACTTTTGTTCAtgttgaaacacaaatgaaggaTTTCTGTCACTCCATTGAAAATCCATgccaaaaaaactttaaattcataaatttaagttcataaagacatcataaaagtaattgaGCCATTTAATCCAAGACATGAtttcttttaaatgattaatagatttaatttagatttatcaCATCAAATATGGTTCATTGGTTCTCAttttgagcttccgtttaccatttTTGATGTGCTCTATGAATGtgtgttgatgaatgtttatatgtgaataaaagcctaaattaaatctgttcatcaaataaagCGATTATGTCTCTTCAAAAGACTTGGATTAATcacttgattcatatggattattttttacaatgttGTCATGAACTTTTGGAAGCTTAAAAGTATTGGTGGAATGGACTTTCACTGGAGGGACTATGTGGcaagcagggcgggcgagagccgtgagggaacggcacaAGGCCGGTGATGCGAGAGATAATGAGCTCCACCTGCGAGGTgcaccggcctcgagtctctaacggaggagctccagaagcataaaaggaggagcgatgacagtgaaggacgagagaggaccaggcctggactttattttatgttttattatgttcgtgtggccggcagacgtccacgAGGGTCATtactttgttctttgtttatctTATTAAAGATTATCGTTTCGGAACCGGCGAACCAACGTtggttcgccggttcccgcctccttcttccttaTCTACGAACTTTGTTACAgccaggtttcattaaaaatatcttatggatttggaacaacatgacggGGAGTAACTGATGacacattttttcatttttgagcaaATTATCCTTTTACGTTATTCATGTTCACTGTTAATTTTGTCTTGTGTTTTAAGCTCAACATCAACAAATGTTGTGGGTAAATGATCTCCGGTCCAGAGTGCACATGAATGTCTATTCTCAGTCATCGTAGaatgtcaaataaaatgttattcagAAGCATTTGGCCCAGTTAAGCTCAACTGAGGTCAATCAAAAGTTGAGAAACACCAACTAATGAGCCAAATTTAGAAGcttatgaatacattttaattgacaGTATGCCAATGGAAAATTTCTATATTTGTTGCGTTGCAAAATGTTGAGTGGATCATATCATGCCACTTTTTTCATCTACCACATCAGAGCAGCGGCGTGACGAGCGTCCGAGTAGGAACTCTTTCTCGTGGATCAAGCTGTCGACCAGATCCTCTTGACGGTAGTTATGGTAGACCTTCAGAAAGGCCATGACTGTGATACCCAGCCAAGTCAGCCAGGCTGCCCACAATCCAAACTAGAGGGAGCAGAAGATTCATGATCAAAATTGGTCATAAGCAGTGTGAAAAGCTAAATTTATCAAGACAAACTTTGCCTTATCTGGAAGTCTACAACAGTTTAATAGTCAATAGAGTGCTGTAGGGATGACATAATGTTGCAGgccaaaacatgaaaacaggttagcattttagcacttccggttccatcgtcCTGaagtcagtgttttttttttggttaaaggtgccctagaattggcgtagttaaataacaagagttcagtacatggaaatacagtgagtctcaaacaccattgtttcctccttcttatataaatctaaaaataaatttaaaagacctccgacgaacaggtgaatctcaacataacaccgactgttacataacagtcgggtgtacgccccccaatatttgcatatgccaggtcatgttcaaggcattacacaagggcagccagtattaacgtctggatgtgttcacagctgaatcatcagactaggtaagcaagcaaggacaacagtgaaaaatggcagatggagcaataataactgacatgatccatgataacatgatatgattagtgatatttgtaaactgtctttctaaatgtttcattagcatgttgctaatgtactgttaaatgtggttaaagttaccatcgtttcttactgtattcgcggagaaaagagccatcgctattttcatttttaaaaacttgcagtctgtataatgcataaacacaactttattctttataaatctctccaacagtgtagaattagccgttagccacagagcactatcaaactcattcataaccaaatgtaaacattcaaataaacactgtacttacgggattagacatgctgcatgacgaacactttgtaaagatccatttgagggttatattagctgtgtgaactttgtttatgctgttaaaggcaagcgcgagctccgggggcggaaAGCACGAGAATTAAGGGGGCTGCAGCCTAAATCgtcgcatatttaatgatgccccaaaataggcatttaaaaaaatgaataaaaaaaatctatggggtattttgagctaaaacttcacagacgcattcagtggacaccttagacttatattacatcttttaaaaagacgtcaCCTTTAAATACCTGAGGTTaacatattttcatgttttattctaagacataatattgtgatttttttgaaaaacttttcCTTGTCTTTAAAAGGCAGCTGATAACAAGTGGTTAAATGGGACTACAGAAGTTGTCCGTGAAATTAAACATCGCCATCACGCCGAACAGATAAACTCATCATTAGTCTGCTTTTGGAGTCTCATTGTGTTTATAATTGCACTCTTGCAACTATTCTTACTCAAACtttcagggaaaatgttttttaaataatgtctgAAAGAGCTGATTGTGAAGTTGAAACCGTGGGGTAGTTTGTTTATAGCCTAcgtttagctttttacttctggCAATTGCATTTAGGCttcaacatttataaaagctgtccttttgtgaagattatcatgaTTAACAACATTTGTAAGAATCACAAACTTTTATAAGTCACAGAGTTTTGGATTTCTggaataatccaaaagccaatcAAAAAATCCTATTTGGAATTTGTCGAGGGAACCAGGttgatgcaaaaaataaataaataaataaataaatggactgGCCTGTAATAATATGTCATCACTGCATCACTCTATTATAATGATGTAGTCATTATACACAGTTTGTATTCTTAACCAACCTGTGCTATGGCAAACTGGTCATAAAAAGCCGAGTTATCCAACCCTAGTTCAAGATCTGTGTCCTGGAGATCCTCACAACTAGAAATGAAGAGTAGTCATTGTTAGGAATGATTCACAGACTCAACATTCATTGAGAGGATGCTGTTCATAAAAACTTCAAGAACAAAGCTGCTATTTAGACAAACATGGGGTTTATATTCAAATACTGTAGCAGTTTATGGACACTGAAACGTGACTGAACTTTAACAGTCACTGAAGTGAACTGAGCCAAAAAGCCCCTGGCTAATTTCAATGTCACTAAACCCTTCTCTGACAGAGAAAAAAAGGCCTACACAATTAATTGTGGCTCTTTCCAAGCTATAAAGGCAGTCTGAAAATATCAATCTCACATTGTTTTAGTGTTCTTTTATATGatacatacagtcaaaccaaaattcattcagacaccttaaacatttcattcattaatacagtttattcactatagtttaaaaaaatggtaataaaatatgacaatatctcagagttaaactgtgataacacttaagcaaaacatgttcaggtcaaagtgtctttatctttatcaattttactggtagtccgctgtatgaagaatttttgggtataatatgtcacagtttactttattttgctatcctcacttacataaataaactatagtgtcctgcacccactagcaaaaatatataaaaaatgtttttggtttGACTTGGGACATCTGAACATCATGCTTACCTGCTGGGCATACTGCCTCCTTCTGTGATGGCATCACACCATAGGTTGAATCCCACACTTACTATTGTGCTGGACAGGAACACAGCAAACACTACGAATGTGCTGATGAGCAGGTTTAGGAAGGCATTGAAGATTGAGCTATATAAATAGAAGAGAGATATTTTATAAAAGTCATTGATTACACACTCCTGCCAttctaaatgtgtttttgtttttttctgtggaacacaaaagaagttatTTTGCAGAATGTTGAGGCTTTtccataaaatgacaaaaaaaaaaaaaaaaaagcttcaagcaccccattttacttttatttcaaGTGTTCTGAAGATATAAGCTTTATATGTGGAAAAGACTGAATCTCATTCATGCTCATTTGTCACAATTAGTCAGGAGACGTGCAAGAACAAATGATGTTTGACACCATTGGCTCAACGCATCTTGATGTATATTTTGGCCTGTTCctcacataaaatatttggagTACAGTGAACAAGCTGCATGGAcaagttatatggtacttttaccATGAATCCCCATATACTTCTAATTTTCCATTatatggggaaaaaaagcagcttggacattctgccaaatatctctttttgtgttacacgtcagaaacaaaataatatgGGATTAGAACATGTTAATGATGTCAATTTACAATTTGAGGTTAAATGAGCCTTTTAGGAATGGTGGTTTCAAAAATTCCATTCTTATTTTAATGGAAAAAGCTAAAATAATTACAGCAGCTCATATTGCTTTTCATAGTGATTTAACCTGATAATTAAAGAAAATTTTCATGTATTAATTGATTTTTTACTGCTTAAACAGCTTGTAATGAAGCTTAAAAAAAGACCTTTTCGACTTGTCTATGATGTAGACTGAATTTTATGTGAAGGACTCGGAAGAACATTTTTGTAGTTGTAGTGCTGAATTCCGAGACCCACTGAATTATGTGACCCAAGTAGGTGCTGCAGTGAGTGTAGGGCTAAAATTGGGATTAGGAGTAGGCCTACATAATAAATCATTCGATAGGCCACAGAATTCTGCACAACAACGGGAATGGAAAAAAGCAGGGAATGGAAACTtagcgttccctcgcaaagagcTCAAAAGGTTTTGCgagcgaatgcaaagtttctcagggaaatgcaaaatgttttgcgggcgaacgcaaagtttttcgggggaacacaaaacatttgcgagagaacgcaaaagcattgacttattatttttcctcccatctcagaTTTTTTTCTCACCACCATGTCCTTTCAGGGGCTCCGTAGTTTTACTTATAAGCACAGagcgaaaaagaactttgtCGTCAGTACATCGGGGCATTGAATCACGTTCATTCTCTTACTTAGGTGTACACAAGTGCAAGCACAAGCAATAtgttgctggctgcagttcacataacggccaccggtgtcgctaataacaagggtttctgaattgTACATAGCTATAGCCTAAAATCGGATGGCAATAATTAATCAATATAATCTCAATAATCAGTATGCAAATTCATTCCTGTTGTCTAAACCATTCTGTATTATCATTATACCAGTTCAATTAGACTTTATATTAGGCCATATGCAACCttatttgaaaatatgaaaCTACATAATCACAGATCGTATCAGTTTGTTATGTTATTGAACAATTTTCCCATATAAACAACTAAATATTTTACTAAAGCAGTAGCTCCTCTGTGCTGCTTTATGACATAACTACATCCCAATCACCGCACTGGCACGGGTAGGCTATATGTGAGACATCAAATTCAAAAGTAGTACGACTAAAGGAACGATCACTCACTCATCGTGGCCTTTGCAGATGAAGAGCAGCAGCCTCCAGGCTTGTACGGCGGACAGGATGAGGGACGCGATGCCGACGGCGGTGATGAAGCTGCAGGATGACTGTGGTCCCCATTCCTCAATGATGAAGCGCTGCTTAGACACCGTGATGTTCTCGTTCTGCCACATACCCCGCGTAAAAAGCAGACATTTCCCACGAAAATCCTCTGTGTTTTCCGACAGAGGTACTATCGCTATAAAGCCAAAGACGAAGGCTAAAAAATAAAGGATGCATTGCGCAAATATGAAATTATCCATTGGCATTTTGTCAGAGGGAGCTGTGTTGTCAGTGCGGCTCGAGCTCTCGCGCTGCAGCTGCGCAGTCGACCTCTGCAGCAGAGGAGAGCAGCGAAATACAGCTCAAGGCgttttttggagaaaaaaacagAACCCCACAAAAGAGTATTTAGATGTAGTTTTATGAAAGGCTATTCAATAGATACAAAATGTTGAAAAAGTAGGTAATACACTTCATTATTAAATTAACAAATCATTAACTAAGCCAGTTTTATTTGTGTAGGGATTTTAACAGTAGGCCTACTTATTGTTTCAAGAATAAGCAGCTTTATGGTAGTGTTTAATAACaaaattctatttattttttaaataacactgAAATTATGTCAAAAAAGTAAGCCTTTTAATGACTATTTACTATGGCAATCTTctagacacacacaaaaaaaaaacattcattccgatattaattaaatatactaGGTTATGTGACATTGTATGTGACCCCGGTCataaaccagtcataagggtcaagtttttgaaaatgagatttatacagCATCTGAaatctgaataaataagctttccattgatgtagcTATatgataggacaatatttggccgagatacaactattagaaaatctggaatctgaaggtgcaaaaaaaacaaaaaaatctaaatattgagaaaatcacctttaaagttgttcaaatgaagtccttagcaatgcatatctactcacaaaaatacatttttttttttaagttaggaAATAACAAAATTTCTTCATgtaacatgatctttacttaatatccttatgatttttggcataaaagaataATCGacaattttgacccatacaatgtattgttggttatcgctacaaatatacctgtgcgtGCAacatgactggttttgtggtccagggccacatattataaaaaaatgcacataaaaatacaaaaccaGTTCACAAAGCATGGCAGAGCAAAATTCAAGTTATATGAACTCCATAGAATTCAGTTTGTCGATGCACAGTTTTGAACCAGAACAGACCTATGATCTTTTTGACATGACAAATGTGAACTTCACTAACAGTACTGACTTCTAGCTTCAAGAATTTTacacaaaactttatttcataatgtgattttaccttcactttcaattctttgacttcaatgaaaggttatatATTTgcaaatacaaacccgattccaataaagttgggacactgtacaaattgtgaataaaaaaggaatgcaataattttcaaatctcataaacttatattttattcacagtagaatatagataacatatcaaatgttgaaagtgagacattttgaaatgtcatgccaaatattggctcattttggatttcatgagagctacacattccaaaaaagttgggtcaggtagcaataagaggccggaaaagttaaatgtacatataaggaacagctggaagaacaatttgcaacttattaggtcaattggcaacatgattgggtataaaaagagcctctcagagtggcagtgtctctcagaagtcaagatgggcggaagatcaccaattcccccaatgctgcggcgaaaaacaATATCAgtaaggagtttctcagagagtttgaagttatcatcatctacagtgcataatatcttccaaagattcagagaatctggaacaatttctgtgcgtaagggtcaaggccggaaaaccatactggatgcccatgatctggcccttagacggcactgcatcacatacaggaatgctactgtagtGGAAATCACAActtgggctcaggaatacttccagaaaacattgccggtgaacacaatccaccgtgtcATTCgtcgttgccggctaaaactctataggtcaaaaaagaagccatatctaaacatgatccagaagcggaggtgttttctctgggccaaggctcatttaaaatggactgcgGCAAAGttgaaaactgttctgtggtcagacgaatcaaaatttgaagttctttttggaaaactgggacgccatgtcatccgtactaaagaggacaaggacaacccaagttgttatcagcgctcagttcagaagcctgcatctctgatggtacactctaaaaaatgctgggttaaaaacaacccaagttgggttgaaaatggacaaaacccagcagttgggttaaatgtttgcccaacctgctgggtagttttatttaaaccatctattatttaaaaattgctatatggctagcttaaaatgaacccaaaatagttgggaaattaaaaaacagatgcaattagaggcaaaaataatagacaaaaggtgaatgtttattaataagctttaatattttattaatataaatttaatagtttaatagtttattaatatacatttattaataagcaattaataaatgtttattgtttaataattattcattgaacattaataaatgttaatttccaacatactttgggttatttttaattaagcaatacagtaatttttaaacaatagttgagttaaataaaactacccagcaggttgggcaaacatttaaccctaccgctgggttaaaacaacccaattgctgggtttgtccattttcaaaccaacttgggttgtttttaacccagaattttttatagtgtatggggttgcatgagtgcgtgtggcatgggcagcttacacatctggaaaggcaccatcaatgctgaaaggtatatccaagttgtagaacaacatatgctcccatccagacgtcgtcatgacaatgccagaccacatactgcatcaattacaacatcatggctgcgtagaagaaggatccgggtactgaaatggccagcctgcagtccagatctttctcCCACAGAAAACATTTGACGCATCATAAacaggaagatgcgacaaagaagacctaagacagttgagcaactagaagcctgtattagacaagaatgggacaacattcctattcctaaacttgagcaacttgtctcctcagtcgccagacatttgcagactgttataaaaagaagaggggatgccaca is part of the Chanodichthys erythropterus isolate Z2021 chromosome 18, ASM2448905v1, whole genome shotgun sequence genome and encodes:
- the LOC137007051 gene encoding transmembrane protein 179, with translation MPMDNFIFAQCILYFLAFVFGFIAIVPLSENTEDFRGKCLLFTRGMWQNENITVSKQRFIIEEWGPQSSCSFITAVGIASLILSAVQAWRLLLFICKGHDDSIFNAFLNLLISTFVVFAVFLSSTIVSVGFNLWCDAITEGGSMPSSCEDLQDTDLELGLDNSAFYDQFAIAQFGLWAAWLTWLGITVMAFLKVYHNYRQEDLVDSLIHEKEFLLGRSSRRCSDVVDEKSGMI